One Sodalis praecaptivus DNA segment encodes these proteins:
- a CDS encoding LexA family protein, whose protein sequence is MTLAERVKKRRRQLGLTQVKAADLAGIRQQSWGSIEEGKTSKPRNIVGIARALQCSPDWLMNGGPLLSRAEVGSRKIPLINVVQAGAFAEKAPITGVDGDFEYVLTDMNWSNEAFALKIEGDSMAPSFHTGDVVIIDPDIEPHPGEFVVAKNGDHEATFKKYRPVSFNAQGEQVFELVPLNTDYPILRSDTLPIRVIGTMVEHRIYRRKR, encoded by the coding sequence ATGACTTTAGCTGAACGCGTTAAAAAACGACGGCGGCAACTGGGCCTGACGCAAGTAAAAGCGGCCGATCTTGCCGGTATTCGCCAGCAATCCTGGGGCAGTATCGAGGAGGGCAAAACCAGCAAGCCGCGCAACATCGTCGGCATCGCCCGTGCTCTACAATGCAGCCCCGATTGGTTAATGAATGGCGGCCCCCTGCTCAGCCGCGCCGAAGTCGGCAGCCGGAAAATCCCGCTGATTAATGTGGTACAGGCGGGTGCCTTTGCCGAAAAAGCGCCCATCACCGGCGTTGATGGCGATTTTGAATATGTGCTGACCGATATGAACTGGTCCAACGAGGCGTTCGCCCTTAAAATCGAAGGCGATTCCATGGCGCCGTCGTTCCATACCGGCGATGTGGTTATTATCGACCCGGACATCGAGCCGCACCCGGGAGAGTTCGTGGTGGCGAAAAACGGCGATCATGAAGCCACGTTCAAGAAATACCGGCCGGTGTCGTTCAATGCCCAAGGTGAGCAGGTGTTTGAACTCGTCCCGCTTAATACCGATTATCCGATTCTGCGTTCCGATACCCTGCCTATCCGGGTTATTGGCACCATGGTTGAGCATCGGATCTACCGGCGCAAGCGCTGA
- the putA gene encoding trifunctional transcriptional regulator/proline dehydrogenase/L-glutamate gamma-semialdehyde dehydrogenase, translated as MGTTTMGVKLDDAARERIKQAARQLDRTPHWLIKQAIFHYLDALEQGATFALPLAAAQAEADDAPKDTEEPRQPFIDLAEQILPQSITRAAVTAAWRRPETEAVPWLLEQARHPAPMAESIQTLAGKLAHQLRHQKRSGGRAGMVQDLLQEFSLSSQEGVALMCLAEALLRIPDKATRDALIRDKISNGNWQTHLGRSQSLFVNAATWGLLFTGKLVATHNEASLSRSLNRIIGKSGEPLIRKGVDMAMRLMGEQFVTGEHIGEALANAHRLEQQGFRYSYDMLGEAALTEEDAQAYLLSYQQAIHAIGKASSGRGIYEGPGISIKLSALHPRYCRAQYERVMTELYPRLLRLTLLARQYDIGLNIDAEEADRLEISLDLLAKLCFEPELAGWNGIGFVIQAYQKRCPQVIDELIDLAKRSQRRLMIRLVKGAYWDSEIKRAQIEGLEDYPVFTRKVYTDLSYLACARKLLSVPHYIYPQFATHNAHTLAAIYHFAGQNYYPGQYEFQCLHGMGEPLYEQVVGKIADGKLNRPCRIYAPVGTHETLLAYLVRRLLENGANTSFVNRIADTTVPLEQLIADPVQEVTALAAREGRAGLPHPKIPLPRDLYGPQRRNAAGLDLANEHRLASLSAALLNSEHQTWRAAPVIVGEASDGPLHPVRNPADSRDVVGECRPATREEVTQALTAAAHHGALWSATPPAERAAVLQEAANRLEAEMQPLIGLLVREAGKSFSNAVAEVREAVDFLRYYACQIARDFDNDSYRPLGPVVCISPWNFPLAIFTGQIAAALAAGNTVLAKPAEQTPLIAARAVALMLEAGVPEGVLQLLPGEGETVGAALVADPRVRGVMFTGSTQVARLLQNTLAERLDPQGRPIPLIAETGGLNAMVVDSSALTEQVVTDVVASAFDSAGQRCSALRLLCIQEDVADRTLRMLRGAMAECTQGNPERLATDVGPVIDASAKATIDNHIAALRERGHAVWQTDAPDAACGAQGTFVPLTLIELNSVDELTEEIFGPVLHVVRYRRSELDSIIDKINGSGYGLTLGLHTRIDETIHRVTERARVGNCYINRNIVGAVVGVQPFGGEGLSGTGPKAGGPLYLYRLLSQRRDDAVLPALQALDAVQAPDFSQRARLQQAHPALVAWLETHHPALAAPCRRLGELSQAGSVRLLTGPTGEQNSYRLLPRERILCLADQEPDLLRQLAAVTSIGARALWASSPPCRRLFAALPEPVQQRITLLTDWRQENVTLDAVLFHGDSDQLRSLAQTLAARPGPLIAVQGYARGDGQIALERLLIERAISVNTAAAGGNATLMTIG; from the coding sequence ATGGGTACAACCACAATGGGCGTGAAATTGGACGATGCGGCGCGTGAACGCATCAAACAGGCGGCGCGCCAACTTGATCGCACGCCACACTGGCTGATTAAGCAAGCCATTTTCCATTACCTTGATGCGTTGGAACAAGGTGCAACCTTTGCCCTGCCGCTTGCGGCTGCGCAGGCGGAAGCGGACGATGCGCCAAAAGACACCGAAGAGCCGCGCCAGCCGTTTATCGACCTGGCCGAGCAGATCCTGCCGCAGTCGATAACGCGGGCCGCCGTCACCGCCGCCTGGCGCCGACCGGAAACCGAGGCGGTGCCCTGGCTCTTAGAGCAGGCGCGGCACCCGGCGCCGATGGCGGAATCCATTCAGACGCTGGCAGGCAAACTGGCCCATCAGTTGCGCCATCAAAAGCGCAGCGGTGGCCGCGCGGGAATGGTCCAGGATCTGTTGCAGGAGTTTTCCCTCTCCTCCCAGGAGGGCGTCGCGTTAATGTGCCTGGCCGAGGCGCTGTTGCGTATCCCGGATAAAGCCACGCGCGATGCCTTGATTCGGGACAAAATCAGCAACGGCAACTGGCAAACCCATCTGGGCCGCAGCCAGTCGCTGTTCGTCAATGCCGCGACCTGGGGGCTGTTGTTTACCGGCAAGTTGGTTGCGACCCACAATGAAGCCAGCCTGTCGCGCTCCCTCAATCGCATCATCGGCAAAAGCGGCGAGCCTCTCATCCGTAAGGGCGTCGATATGGCCATGCGGCTCATGGGCGAACAGTTCGTGACCGGCGAACACATCGGCGAGGCGCTGGCCAATGCGCACCGCCTGGAACAACAGGGGTTCCGCTACTCCTACGACATGTTGGGGGAAGCCGCACTGACGGAGGAAGACGCCCAGGCCTACCTGCTTTCCTACCAGCAGGCGATCCACGCCATCGGCAAGGCCTCCAGCGGTCGCGGTATTTACGAGGGACCGGGGATTTCTATCAAGCTTTCCGCGCTGCATCCGCGCTACTGTCGTGCCCAATATGAACGTGTGATGACGGAGCTTTATCCGCGGCTGTTGCGCCTTACCCTGCTGGCGCGGCAATACGATATCGGCCTGAATATCGACGCCGAGGAAGCCGACCGGCTGGAGATTTCCCTCGATTTACTGGCCAAACTTTGCTTTGAACCGGAGCTGGCGGGCTGGAACGGCATCGGCTTCGTCATTCAGGCTTACCAGAAACGCTGCCCGCAAGTGATCGATGAGCTGATTGACCTCGCCAAGCGCAGCCAGCGCCGCCTGATGATAAGGCTGGTAAAAGGCGCTTATTGGGACAGTGAAATTAAACGCGCGCAAATAGAAGGGTTAGAGGATTATCCGGTATTTACCCGCAAGGTTTATACCGACCTTTCCTATCTTGCCTGTGCGCGCAAATTGCTCTCCGTGCCCCACTATATTTATCCGCAGTTCGCCACCCACAATGCCCACACCCTGGCGGCGATTTACCATTTCGCCGGCCAAAATTACTACCCGGGCCAGTACGAGTTTCAATGTCTGCACGGCATGGGCGAGCCGCTTTATGAGCAGGTGGTGGGCAAAATCGCCGATGGCAAACTCAACCGACCCTGCCGGATATACGCCCCCGTCGGCACGCATGAAACGCTGCTGGCCTACCTGGTGCGGCGTTTGCTGGAAAATGGCGCCAATACCTCGTTTGTCAATCGCATCGCCGATACCACCGTGCCGCTGGAGCAGCTCATCGCCGATCCGGTGCAGGAGGTGACCGCGCTCGCGGCGCGAGAAGGACGCGCGGGCCTGCCCCATCCGAAGATCCCTTTACCGCGCGATCTCTATGGGCCGCAGCGGCGCAATGCCGCCGGCCTGGATCTGGCCAATGAGCACCGTCTGGCGTCCCTCTCGGCCGCGTTGCTTAATAGTGAACATCAAACCTGGCGGGCCGCGCCGGTCATCGTCGGCGAGGCGAGCGACGGGCCGCTGCATCCGGTGCGTAATCCGGCGGACAGTCGGGATGTCGTGGGTGAATGCCGCCCCGCCACGCGTGAAGAGGTGACGCAGGCGCTGACCGCCGCCGCTCATCACGGTGCGCTCTGGTCCGCCACCCCGCCCGCCGAACGCGCCGCGGTGCTGCAAGAGGCCGCTAACCGTCTGGAAGCGGAGATGCAGCCGCTCATCGGCCTGCTGGTGCGTGAGGCGGGCAAGAGTTTTAGCAATGCCGTGGCTGAGGTGCGCGAAGCGGTGGATTTCCTACGCTACTACGCCTGTCAGATAGCGCGGGATTTTGATAACGACAGCTACCGTCCGCTCGGGCCGGTAGTGTGCATCAGCCCCTGGAATTTCCCGTTGGCGATTTTTACCGGCCAAATCGCCGCCGCGCTGGCGGCGGGAAATACGGTATTGGCCAAACCGGCGGAGCAAACGCCGCTGATCGCCGCCAGGGCGGTAGCGCTGATGCTGGAGGCCGGCGTGCCTGAAGGCGTGCTGCAACTGCTGCCCGGCGAGGGGGAAACCGTCGGTGCCGCGCTGGTGGCGGACCCGCGCGTTCGGGGGGTCATGTTCACCGGCTCGACGCAGGTGGCCAGACTGCTGCAAAATACCCTTGCCGAGCGATTGGATCCGCAGGGTCGACCGATACCCCTGATTGCCGAAACCGGCGGTCTTAACGCCATGGTGGTGGACTCTTCCGCGCTGACGGAACAGGTTGTCACCGACGTCGTGGCCTCGGCCTTCGACAGCGCCGGCCAGCGCTGTTCGGCGCTACGGTTGCTGTGTATTCAAGAAGATGTCGCCGATCGGACATTGCGTATGCTGCGCGGCGCCATGGCTGAATGCACGCAGGGCAACCCGGAACGCCTTGCCACCGATGTCGGCCCGGTTATTGACGCCAGCGCTAAAGCGACCATCGATAACCACATCGCCGCTCTGCGCGAGCGGGGCCACGCCGTCTGGCAAACCGATGCACCCGATGCCGCCTGTGGCGCCCAGGGCACCTTTGTGCCCTTGACCCTGATAGAACTTAACAGCGTCGACGAACTTACCGAGGAGATCTTTGGGCCGGTGCTGCATGTGGTGCGTTATCGGCGCAGCGAGCTCGATAGCATCATCGACAAAATTAACGGCAGCGGTTACGGCCTCACGTTAGGGCTGCATACCCGTATAGATGAGACTATCCACCGCGTGACCGAGCGGGCGCGCGTCGGCAATTGCTACATCAATCGCAATATCGTCGGCGCCGTGGTGGGCGTTCAGCCGTTTGGCGGCGAAGGGTTATCGGGAACCGGTCCTAAGGCCGGTGGCCCGCTGTATCTGTACCGCTTACTGTCCCAGCGACGTGATGATGCGGTACTGCCCGCGCTGCAGGCGCTGGATGCGGTACAGGCACCGGATTTCAGCCAACGGGCAAGGTTACAGCAGGCACACCCTGCCCTGGTCGCCTGGCTGGAAACGCATCATCCGGCGCTTGCCGCGCCCTGTCGGCGCCTGGGCGAACTATCCCAGGCCGGCAGCGTGCGTTTGCTTACCGGCCCCACCGGTGAACAAAACAGCTATCGGCTGCTGCCGCGCGAGCGCATTTTGTGCCTCGCGGACCAGGAGCCTGACCTGTTGAGGCAACTGGCGGCGGTCACCAGCATTGGCGCCCGGGCGCTGTGGGCGTCGTCGCCACCGTGCCGCCGGCTGTTCGCCGCGTTGCCCGAGCCTGTCCAGCAGCGTATCACGCTGCTGACGGACTGGCGCCAGGAGAACGTCACGCTGGATGCCGTGCTGTTCCATGGTGACTCCGATCAATTGCGAAGTCTGGCACAAACGCTTGCCGCGCGTCCTGGCCCGTTGATAGCGGTACAAGGTTACGCACGCGGCGACGGCCAGATCGCGTTGGAACGGTTGTTAATCGAACGCGCAATCAGCGTCAATACCGCCGCCGCGGGCGGCAATGCCACACTGATGACTATCGGCTAA
- a CDS encoding ATP-binding protein produces the protein MLNTLTEEEFFSGLYQVVHPSTPVAQSQGLCGRQREWRLLEQALSAPGRHALVYGAAGIGKTSLAHTLVAHHGLRCPPVKISCDPDSTLLSLMKHALTLGDSGMSRRHESVFGARFSLAGSGVKFEKKVVEQQGAAAIEDNATVVTALEAWGKRLQSPVWLIIDDLDRMARIEERRGFLTLFKQLADRACPVKMILVARGEQPEGVFGAGEAFTRHLSPVKLAPLTLKNGYEFISLCLDSFGLLLVERLKWRVAQACAGHPRKLHQVCERLLISAWERGGRHITPQQCHYALQCVRCVGPAPAGAGGHDASQSGDAPVARPEDV, from the coding sequence ATGCTCAATACGCTAACTGAAGAAGAGTTCTTTTCCGGGCTGTATCAGGTGGTGCATCCCTCCACGCCGGTGGCCCAATCGCAGGGCCTATGCGGCCGCCAGCGGGAATGGCGTTTGCTTGAACAGGCGCTGAGCGCGCCGGGGCGCCATGCGCTGGTGTATGGTGCGGCCGGCATCGGAAAAACGTCGTTAGCCCATACGCTGGTGGCGCATCATGGGCTGCGCTGCCCGCCGGTCAAAATTAGCTGCGACCCGGATTCGACGCTATTAAGCCTGATGAAACATGCGCTTACGCTTGGCGATAGCGGTATGAGTCGGCGCCATGAATCGGTTTTCGGCGCTCGGTTTTCGCTGGCGGGCAGCGGCGTAAAATTTGAAAAGAAAGTTGTCGAGCAGCAAGGCGCGGCGGCCATTGAGGACAATGCGACGGTGGTGACGGCGCTGGAGGCGTGGGGAAAACGTTTGCAATCGCCTGTATGGTTGATTATCGACGATCTCGATAGGATGGCGCGTATCGAAGAGCGGCGCGGTTTTCTCACCCTGTTCAAGCAACTGGCGGACCGGGCATGCCCGGTGAAAATGATCCTGGTCGCCCGCGGGGAGCAGCCGGAAGGGGTGTTTGGCGCCGGTGAAGCGTTTACTCGTCATCTGTCGCCCGTCAAGCTGGCGCCGCTTACGCTTAAGAACGGCTATGAATTTATTTCTCTTTGTCTGGACTCCTTCGGACTTTTGCTGGTGGAACGGCTGAAATGGCGGGTGGCCCAGGCCTGCGCGGGGCATCCGCGCAAGCTGCATCAGGTGTGTGAGCGCCTGTTGATAAGCGCCTGGGAGCGGGGCGGGCGGCACATTACCCCCCAGCAGTGCCACTACGCCCTGCAGTGTGTGCGGTGCGTAGGGCCTGCGCCGGCGGGCGCGGGGGGGCACGACGCGTCACAATCGGGGGACGCACCCGTGGCTCGTCCAGAGGACGTTTAG
- a CDS encoding ATP-grasp fold amidoligase family protein → MIHPTTFSEKITLRNLWPKTIYTELADKHKVRNYIAATIGEEYLIKQYCRCDELTEDIFASLPSSFVIKANHGSGFNQVVYDKSAIAFAELSATTRFWTKSSFYKMSREKHYKNIKPCLLVEELLLVDGHVPNDIKFHCFNRQGEMNIFIQVDYDRFGAHRRDVFDENWQRTDIRMGLQNSPVPMAKPKHLSLMTSLAKRIAKDFSYLRIDFYEANDKIYFGELTFTPGGGLCRIYPEEIQHKWGSFFID, encoded by the coding sequence TTGATTCACCCTACCACGTTTAGCGAAAAGATCACGCTGCGGAACCTATGGCCGAAAACGATTTACACCGAACTGGCGGATAAACACAAAGTCAGAAACTATATTGCCGCCACCATCGGTGAAGAGTATTTGATCAAGCAATATTGCCGCTGTGATGAGCTCACGGAAGACATTTTCGCCTCTCTGCCGTCGTCCTTTGTTATCAAGGCCAACCACGGTTCAGGCTTCAACCAGGTGGTGTATGATAAATCGGCGATCGCCTTTGCCGAACTCAGCGCCACTACCCGGTTTTGGACCAAGAGCAGTTTTTATAAAATGTCGCGCGAAAAGCACTATAAAAACATTAAGCCCTGTCTGTTGGTGGAGGAACTGCTGCTGGTTGACGGGCATGTGCCTAACGATATCAAGTTCCATTGTTTTAACCGTCAGGGCGAGATGAATATCTTCATTCAGGTTGACTACGATCGTTTCGGCGCGCATCGCCGGGACGTTTTCGACGAAAACTGGCAGCGCACCGATATTCGTATGGGATTACAAAATAGCCCGGTGCCGATGGCGAAGCCGAAACATCTTTCCCTCATGACCTCGCTTGCCAAGCGGATAGCCAAAGATTTCTCATATCTGCGCATCGACTTTTATGAGGCCAACGACAAAATCTACTTCGGTGAATTGACCTTTACCCCCGGCGGAGGGCTGTGCCGTATCTATCCAGAGGAAATACAGCATAAGTGGGGCAGTTTTTTCATTGATTAA
- the phoH gene encoding phosphate starvation-inducible protein PhoH: MGRQKAVIKARREAKRVIRRESRNHKMREEDSVTSLVHMSGIESIGMARDSRDTSAIEARNEVQEQYLTAIETRQLIFATGEAGCGKTFLSAAKAAEALIHKEVERIIVTRPVLQADEDLGFLPGDIAEKFAPYFRPVYDILLRRLGSSFMQYCLRPEIGKVEIAPFAYMRGRTFENAVVILDEAQNVTVNQMKMFLTRLGENVTVIVNGDVTQCDLPRGVKSGLADALERFQEDDDMIAIIRFSQQDCLRSALCQRTLSAYG; encoded by the coding sequence ATGGGAAGACAAAAAGCAGTGATCAAAGCTCGTCGTGAAGCAAAACGCGTCATTCGTCGCGAGTCACGCAACCACAAAATGCGTGAAGAGGACTCGGTCACTTCTCTTGTTCATATGAGCGGGATTGAATCAATCGGCATGGCGCGCGACAGCCGCGATACATCGGCGATAGAAGCGCGTAACGAGGTTCAGGAGCAGTACCTGACGGCCATTGAAACCAGACAGTTGATCTTCGCCACCGGTGAAGCCGGGTGCGGTAAAACTTTCCTAAGCGCCGCCAAAGCGGCGGAAGCGTTAATTCATAAAGAGGTTGAGCGGATAATCGTTACCCGGCCCGTGTTGCAGGCGGACGAGGATCTGGGGTTTCTTCCCGGCGATATCGCCGAGAAATTCGCCCCGTATTTCCGTCCGGTCTATGACATTTTGCTGCGGCGGCTAGGGTCGTCCTTTATGCAGTATTGTCTGCGTCCGGAAATCGGCAAGGTGGAAATCGCGCCCTTTGCCTACATGCGCGGCCGAACGTTTGAAAATGCGGTGGTCATTTTGGACGAAGCGCAGAATGTGACGGTCAATCAGATGAAGATGTTCCTAACCCGGTTGGGCGAGAATGTCACGGTCATCGTTAACGGCGACGTGACGCAATGCGATTTGCCGCGCGGGGTAAAATCCGGGCTGGCGGACGCGCTGGAACGGTTCCAGGAGGATGATGATATGATCGCTATCATTCGTTTCAGCCAGCAGGACTGCTTACGGTCAGCGCTGTGTCAGCGTACCCTGAGCGCCTACGGCTAA